The region AGCTGCACGGGGTCGGGCTCGTCGCCCGCGGTGTCGGGGGCGCGGCCGGATCGCGTCGCGGAGCGCCCGGTGGCGGGGACGATGGTCATGGAGTAACTCCACTTCGGTCGCGGAGCCGCCGTGCGCTCGGGCGGACGTTCCCAGCCTGGCACCGGCGGAATCGGCCGCGCACCTCCGACATTGCGGCTGATCCCGCAACCCGGGAGATGGCTTTCAGGCGAGCCCGAACAGCTCGCGCAGGGCGTCGGCGAGGTCCGTCCCGCCCGCTTGCTCGACGCGGGACGCGGGCAGGCGGAGCAGGTGGTCCACGACCCGTTGCACGGTCGCCTCCAGCTCTTCGCGCAGCGGGCCGTCCACGGTGGGCAGCCGGCCGCGCAACCGCGCCAGCTCGGCTTCCACGACGGTGGCGGCCCGCGCGCGCAGCGCCGTGACCTCGGGTGCCCTGCCGATGGTCGCGGTCACGACGCACCACGCCGCCCGGCCGAACCCATGGACCGGTTGCGGGACAACGCGAGCAGGACCAGCGCGAGTCGGTGACCCTCGTGGCCGAGCGCGCCGAACCGGGCGACGACGTCGAGTTCGTCCTTGAGCACCGCGCGGGTGCCGCCGGCCTGGAGTCGCGCGTCGGCCAGACTCGCCGCGGAGTCGACGCGTGCGGTCACCAGGCGGACGATCTCGCCGTCCAGCCGGTCGATCTCCTCGCGCAGCGGTGGCACTGCGCCACCAGGTGCCGGCTCGTCCACGGTGCCGCGCCTCCTCTGCGGTGAGAGGTTCTCCGGGCTCCTGACGCCCGGAGACCATCGTCACACCCGCACCGGGCCGCCGGCATCCTCTGCCGTGCTGGATCGGCCCCTGCGTGCGGCATCCGGCCCCGCACAGCGGAAAGGCCGTCCACCTCGGCGGTGGGCGGCCTTCCGGTCGTGGTTCGCGGTCGGGCGTCGGCGGTCGGGTCAGGTGCTGTCGGTCGGGTCAGGTGTTGGCGGGGCTGTTCTGGTAGGTGGCCAGCCGCCACTCGCCGTCCTGCTTGACGACCACCCAGGAGCCGCGGATCGCGCGCTCGGCGGTGACCTCGGTGTCGCCGGGCGCGAGGACGCCGCCCTCGGTCACCAGGATGCCGAAGTCCGGGCCGAACAGGCGCAGGTCCAGCGGGGTGCCGGCCACCGTGGTACCCCGGTACGGGCCCTCGAACGCGGCGGCCATGAACTCGCGGATCTCGTTGCGCCCCTTGCGGTACAGGCCGGGCAGGATCATCACGCCGTCCTCGGTGAACAGGTCCGCGATGGCGCTCGCGTCGTGCAGCGCCCAGCCCGCGATCATCCGCTGGGGCAGTGCCGCGATGGCGGCCTGGTCGGCCTTGCTCGGTCCGGTGTGGACGGTCATGCGCTGGTCGGTCGTCATGCCTCTCCTCGGTTCCTGGTCGTCGGGCCGACTCCGCCGACCCGTCCGGCGGACGCGCCGGGCTGCCGTGGTGCTCACCGTCGACCCTCCCGCTCGGGCCCGACCGGCGCATCTCCTGGCTTGCTCGGATCGCGCCGGTCCCGGTCGGTCCCGGTCGGTCCCGGTCAGACGCGGTCGGTCCCGGTCAGTCCCGGTCGGTCGCGGTCAGTCGCGGACGAGCTGGGCGACGGCGCGCCGCCCGGAGGTCCCGCCGTCGGGGGAGGGCGCGCCGTAGCTCACGTCCACGCCCCGGTCGCGCAGCGCCGCGACGATGCCGGGGATCGCCCGCTCGGCCAGCGCGGCGATGGTGAGCGCGGGGTTCACCGTGACCGCGCCGGGCACCGCCGAGCCGTCGGTGACGAAGATGCCGGGGTGGCCGCGCAGCTCGTGCCGGTCGTCCAGCGCGGAGGTCTGCGGGTCGTCACCGATCCGGCAGGACGCCAGCGGGTGCACGGTGTACGCGCCGACGACGTCGTTGGTCCACGGCATGACCTTGGACAGCCCGTCGCGCTCCAGGATGTCCTTCACCGCCGCGTCGGACTGCCGCCAGCCGGACAGGGTGTTCTCGGTGGGCCGGTAGGAGATGGGCCCGCGGCCGAGCATCTGCTGGGAGATCCGCACGGCGTTGCCTGTGGGCGGCGGCGGGCCGAACACGCCCTCGTTGTCGTCCTCGGTCATCGCGAAGATGGTCAGCCACGACTGCCACTGCTCGACGATCCGCTTCTTCTCGGTGCCGAACCAGGTCGGCCCGGTCGCGTCCGGGACCTGCGCCAGGATGGTGCCGAACCCGGGCGGGAAGTAGAGCTGCTCCAGGCAGAACCGGGAGAACTCCGGGCTCGCCGGGTCGAGGTTGTCCCAGCTCGCCACGCACGGGCCCTTGCCGATCTGGTTGGCCGCGTAGGCCAGGCCCTCCGCGCGGCTCAGGCCGAGCAGGCGCAGGGCCTTGTCCTCGTCGATGATCGCGGTGTTGAGCCGCTCGCCGTTGCCGGAGAAGTACCGGCCGACGGCGTGCGGCATCGGGCCCAGGGTCGGCTCGGAGCGCTGGAGGATGACCGGCGTCGCGCCCGCCCCCGCCGCCAGGACGACCACCTTGGCGTCGATCGACCCGCTGCCCACGCTCATCCGGTAGTCGACGTCGTGGATGACGTTGTAGTCCACCCGGTAGCCGCCGTCGTCGGTGCGGCCGAGCCGCTGCACCTCGTGCAGGGGGCGGATCCGCGCGCCGTGCGCGACGGCGGCCGGCAGGTAGTTGAGCAGCAGCGACCGCTTGGCGTCGAACCGGCAGCCGGACATCATCCAGTTGCAGTTGGTGCACTTGTCGCCGTCGATCGCGACCGGCACCGGGTTGGCGGTGCGGCCGGCGTGGTCGCACGCGGCGGCGAACAGCCCGCCCGCGTAGGTCACGTCGTCCCAGCTCTGCCGGGTGACCGGCAGCGCCTCGCACACCTTGTCGTACCAGGGGTCGAGGGTGTCGCGGGTGACCGCCTCGGGCCACATCCGGCGGCCCAGGCCGCCCTGGCGGTCGAACACGAACCGCGGCGCGCGCGGCATCGCGGCGAAGTAGACCACGCTGCCGCCGCCGACGCAGTTGCCGCCGAGCAGGCTCATCCCGTCGCCCACCACGAAGTCGAAGATCCGGGTGTAGGAGGAGCCGAGCAGGAAGTCGTGCTCGAAGTCCTCGCCCTCCAGCCACGGACCGCGTTCCAGCACGGTGACCTTCGCCCCGCCGGCGGCCAGGTGGTAGGCGGCGATCGCGCCGCCGAACCCGCTGCCGACGATCAGCACGTCGGTGCTCTCGGTGCTCGTCATCGCACACTCCCCTCGTCAGGCCGGGTCGCCGGCCGGCGTCGTGCCCGGGTGGGTCCGCGCCAGCCGCCTGCGGTAGGAGAAGGAGGGGAACCGCCACAGCCCGTCGGCGTCCGGCTCGGCGAACCGCATGGCGCGCAGCCCGGGGTGGCCCGCCGCCATCGCCTCGGCGGTGTGCAGGTGCGCGCCGGTGTCGAACGCCATGTTGCTGAACAGCGCCAGCGCCACCCAGCCGTCCTTCTCCGGGTGGCCCGGCGCGACCAGTTCCGCGACGAGCCCGGTGCGCTGCGCGAACGGCAGTGCGACGAACGGCGGAACGGTCCCGTCCAGTGCCGTCCCGGTCCGGTCGGCGTAGTCCCGGGCGTGGTTGTTGAGCAGTTCGGACAGGCTGTCCAGCCCGTCCACGACGCCGGCCGCGGGCGTCTCCAACAATGCGATCGCGCCCGCTTCCACGGCCCCGCCGCTGGTGGCCGCACCCGCGACGGCGCGATCCTCCGGCGACCGTTTCGCGCCCGGGACGATCGTGTCCGCGAATGCCTCCAGGGTCATGGTGCGGACGGCGCGATCCGCTGCGGTGTCCGATTCCACGGCAGGTCCTCTCTCCGAGCGGGAATTGTCGGCGGGCGGCGCGGGCGGCCGCGTCCTGCGGGGCCGTTTCGCTCTGCGGCGGGCTCGCCCGAACGTTCGTCCCATGGTCTCCCGGAGGATCCGGTGTGCGCTTCTCCGAGGGTGCCGTGATCTGCCGTGATCAGCCGGGCCGGGCCGGGTGCGGACCCCCGAAGGACTGGCGGGGGCAGGTCCGGTGCGGCTGGATGCAGCACCGCGCTGCGGCCGACGGGGGTAAGGCGGCTGATCGGACAAATGAGCCGCGGCGGGCCGGCGGGCGATCATATTATGCCCTCCCGGGGTACTCCGTATTGACCGTCCGCGATCGTTTCAAACATCGTTTTGATGATCTTGTGGAGATCCCTCCAACGATCTTGAAAGGCCACGTCAGGGCCTGTCCGGACAGCTTGCGTGGGCTGTTGGCAGGCTGGTAGCTTGCGAAAGAGAACGATTCGAGGGCCTGGGGGCAGTGCTGCTCGGGAAAGCGCGAGAGCGCGCTGGTCATGGTGACTGGGCGAGCTTCCCCACGGTGCCTGGAGTCGGCTTGTCGGTTGCCGGGTAACACTCTGCGCTAGATACCGTGAATGGAGTTCGACTTGTGGTGCAGGTTATCGAACGTGCGGTAGGACAAGTCATCGATTCGATGCACGCGAACATTGGTGAACAATTCACTATAGACGACATGGCGCGGACCGCGAACTACAGCAAGTTTCACTTCTCGCGGGCGTTCCAGCGGGTGACCGGGGTGTCGCCGGGGCGATTCCTGGCGGCTATCCGGTTGCAGGAGGCGAAACGCCTCCTGGTGGCGACTTCACTGACCGTGACCGATATCAGCCATCGGGTCGGCTACACCAGCGTGGGCACTTTCAGCTCGCGCTTCCGGAGCAGTGTCGGGGTGTCACCGACGACCTTCCGGCAATCCGGCGGTTTCACCCGGCACATCCCGATGGCCCGACGCGCCGTGGACGCGCGGACGGCCGTCGTGCAGGGTGAGATCTCGGCCCCGGCCGGGCCGCCCGGCCTGCTGTTCATCGGCCTGTTCCAGGACGGGATCCCGCAGGGGGCGCCGATCCGGTGCACCGTGCTGCGCCGCCCGGGGTCCTACCTGCTCAGCTGCGTGCCGCCCGGCACGTGGCACCTGCTGGCCCAGTCCGTCGCGCTGGGGCGCGAGTCGATGCTGGGGGACGGCCCGTTCGCGCACGACCTGGCGCTGTCGGTGGCGTCGCACGGCCCGGTCACCATCCGGCCCGGCCGGCCGGTCGAGCGCGCGGACCTCACCCTCCGCCCGATCTGCAACCTCGACCCGCCGGTCCTGCTGGCGCTGCTGGACGTCCGCACGCACGCCCTGGGCGTGAGCGCCAACGCGAGTGCCTGACCGGGTGGGCGCGAGACGCGACAAGGGGTTGTCCTCCGGAGACGGGAGGGCAACCCCTTGTCACGTCGCGCCGCCGCCCGGTCAGCCGACGGGGTGCGCGGTCACCCGCAGGCCGCCGCGGATCCGCAGTGACAGCATCGGCTCGGGCACCACGTCGCGGCCGGGCACGGACCGCAGGTCCAGCTCGCGCGTGATCATCGCGAGGGTGAACACCGCCTCCATGATCCCGAGGTGGTTGCCCACGCAGAACCGCGGCCCGGCCCCGAACGGCAGGTAGGCGTAGCGCGGCCGGCCGGTCGCGGCGGCGGGGTCGAACCGGTCCGGGTCGAAGCGGTCCGGCCGGTCCCAGAACCCCGGGTGCCGGTGCAGGGTGTACGGGCAGATCAGCACGTCCGCGCCGGCCGGCACGAACCAGTCGCCCACGTGGTCGTCGGCCTGCGCCGCGCGGGGCAGGATCCAGACCGGCGGGAACAGCCGCACCACCTCGTCCACCACCATCGCGGTGTAGCGCAACGCGCGCAGGTCCTCGTAGACCGGCGTGCGGTCGCCGAGCACGGCCCGCGCCTCGGCGCGGACCCGCTCCTTCACCTCGGGGTGCCGGTCGAGCAGGTGGAACGCCCAGCCCAGCGTGCTGGCCGTCGTCTCGTGCCCGGCCAGCATCAACGTCACCAGCTCGTCGTGCAGCCGCCGGTCGCCGACCGCCTCGTCGCGCTCCTCGGCCACCGACGCGAGCACCCGGGACAGCACGTCGTCGCCGTCATGGCCGCCGTGCTCGACCCGCCGGGCCGCGAGCTCCGCCACGACCCGGCGCAGCTCCCGGCGCGCCTTGCGGAAGCGGAGCTGGTGGGGCAGCGGCACCCACATCGGCACCGCGCTCATCGTCACCATCTCGAACATCGCCTGGTCCTGCACGGCCTCGAACGAGTGGCCGATGTGCTCGAACCGGGAGAGGTCCTCCGACAGCAGGGTCCGCCCCAGCACGTCGAGGGTCAGGCCGGTCACCTCCTCGGTGAGGTTGACCGGTGGCCCGCCGATCCCGGCGCGCAGCCGGTCGACCAGCCGGCCCGCCGACTCGGCCACCGCGCCCGCCTGCCGCGCGATCCGCTTGTGCTGGAACGCCGGCTGGGTGGCCCGGCGCTGCTTGCGCCACAGCTCGCCCTCGCTGGTGAGCAGCCCGTCGCCGATCGCGCGGCGGGCGTGCACCAGGCCGATACCCTTGTGGTAGTTGGCCGCGTTGTCGGCGAGCACGTGCTTGGCGTGCTCGGGGTTGTTGAAGAAGTACAGCGTCTTGGGCCCGATGGCCATCCGGACCGCGTCGCCGTACTCCCGCGCCGCCGACGTCATCAACGTCAACCGGTCGCCGGCGAGCTGCTTGAGCAGGCCGAAGGTGGCACTGCGCGGGGGCCCCGGCGGCGTCCGCCGGAGGTAGGTCGCGCTGCGGGTCATGTCCGCACGACCTCGCTGCCCGTGGGCACACCGTTGCGCGACGGGTCCACAGTGGACACCTCGGGCTCGGGCTCCTCGGCGGCCCGCGCCTTCTGCTGCTCCTCGCGTTCGAGCCGCGCGCGTTCCACGATGTGCAGCGCCCACAGGAACCCGCCGCGGATCAGGCACACGATCGCCGTGGCGAAGAAGATGCCGTACGGGATGCTCATGCCCATCAGCACGCCGTACACCGCCGCCACGCCACCGCCGAACGCGATCTGCGACACCGGGCGCGACGGGCTCGTGCCCGGGTCGGTCACCATGTAGTTGGTGAACAGCACGAACGCGACACCGGTCATCATGCCCAGCCCGGCCGGGATCGACACGTCCAGCAGGATCCCGCGGATCACCGCCTGCAGCGCGAACCCGACCAGCCACGCCATGATCAGCCACAGCCGGCCGGTCAGCATCCCGTTGAGCATGGTGCCCGCGGCCACGATGATCACCGGGATCAGCCAGTCGACGAACGTGCCGACGTGCTCGGTGAAGTGGTACGGCGGCGCGATGGACGCCCACGGGAACACCAGCAGGATGATCGTGATGCCGAAGTTCGACGGGTTCATGAAGTGCCGCAACCGGCCGCGCACCGGGGCGCGCAGCACCCACTTCGCGCCCACCGCCACGGTGACGCCGAAGATCATCGCCCACACGTTGTCGTTGACGTAGATCAGCATGTTCATCGCGAGGCTGGTGATGTGCGCCGGGTACAGGAACTCCATCACGCCGCGGAAGCCGTTGCCCGCGAACCGGGGCGGCCGGCCCTCCTGCCGCGCGGCGACCACCTCCAGGAAGATCTCCACGGTGTACCCGGTGGCCAGCGCGATGAACGGCCACAGCCACGGCTGCTCGAACCCCAGGACCGTGTAGCCCAGGATGTTGAAGACGGTGATGGAGATCGCGAACCGGCGCAGCGCGGTGACCACCTTGGGGTCGTGGCGCGGCGGGCTCGGTTTCGTCTCGGCCATGTCACTTCTCCTCGGCCTGGTCACCGAGCTGGAGGTCGTGCCAGCCCGCGGACAGTGTCTGCTCCTGCTCGTGCACGGTCCCGTCGCGGTCGCGCCACTTGACGTGCACGGCGACCGGCCCGGTGGCGTCGCCGAGTCCGAAGTGGACCTCGTGGCTGCGCTTGCCGGAGTGGCCGCTTCCGCCGTCGACCCGGTTGACCTGCTTGTGCCCGTCCGGCGTGGTCACGGTGACCTGCGCGCCGATCGCGGGCGAGCCGGGCTTGCCGCCGTTGCCCGGGTGGGTCAGCCGCAGGCCCAGGAAGCCGCGGTCGGACTCGCCGGTGTTGTGGTAGAAGACCGGGTCCGCCCACTGCCGGGAGACCGCCATGTCGAGCTTGCCGTCGCCGTCCACGTCACCGGTCGCGATGCCGCGGGTGGGCACCGGGACGTCCAGCCCCAGCGACGGCGCGAGGTCGGTGTAGCGCTGTTCGCCGGGGTTCTTGACGAACAGGTGGAACCGCTGGCTGCCGGACACGTCGTCACCGGCGGTCATGTGCGGCCACCACAGCGGGTTCGACAGCAGGGAGTCGTTGGCGGTGGCCAGTTCCTGCAACTGGGGCCAGCGGTTGACCTCGCCCTTGACGAACCCGGTGGCCTGCGCGACCTCCAGCCCGCCGCTGTTGTCGAAGTCGGCGAGCTTCACGTCCCAGCCCCACCCCGACCAGGCCAGGTGCAGCGGCGCGCTCTCGTCCTCCCAGGGCGCGACGCCGCGGTCCAGCTCCTCCTTGACCGCCTTGGTGTCGCCGGAGGTGCTCAGCCACGCGAAGTGGCTCTCCTCGATGCCGAACGAGGTGGTGATGTTGCTGACGAACATGTCGTAGACGCCGTCGCCGTTGAGGTCGCCGAAGTCCACCCCCATGCCCTTGAACGAGTCCTTGCCGACGTTCTTGGACTTCGGCTCGGTCGCCCCGCGCACGCCCTCGACCAGCGCGAACTCGAACCGGCCGGGCGTGGACAGGTTGTGCAGCATCCGGTCCGGGCCGAAGTCGTGCGCCAGGTACAGCTCCGGCAGCAGGTCGCCGTCGACGTCGTTGGAGCTCGACGCCAGCGCCCAGCCCTTCGACGCGTCCTGCGGGATGGCCTTGTCGTCGCGCTCGAAGCTCGCCGACGGGGTGGGCCCCGAGGTGCCGCCGGTCCACCGGAACAGGTAGTCCTCGCCGCCGTTGAACGCCATCGACATCGAGTGGTTCATCTCCACGCCACCGCTCTTGGACGGGTCCAGGACCGGGCCGTGCGGGAAGTAGTTGCCGATGTAGAGGTCGTCGTGGCCGTCGCCGTCGAAGTCCGCGACGGTGGCCGAGTTGGTGTTCCACTCCGGACCGGAGTACCGGCCGCCGCTCGCGCCGGGCACCAGCTCGGTCGGGGTGTAGGACTCGGCGGTCAGACCCTCGGCGCGGTCCTGGTCGCCGTTCGCGGCCAGGTGCAGGATCGGCGTGCGGCCCCACAGGTAGACCAGCAGGTCCATCCGGCCGTC is a window of Saccharothrix espanaensis DSM 44229 DNA encoding:
- a CDS encoding chorismate mutase; the encoded protein is MDEPAPGGAVPPLREEIDRLDGEIVRLVTARVDSAASLADARLQAGGTRAVLKDELDVVARFGALGHEGHRLALVLLALSRNRSMGSAGRRGAS
- a CDS encoding SgcJ/EcaC family oxidoreductase, encoding MTTDQRMTVHTGPSKADQAAIAALPQRMIAGWALHDASAIADLFTEDGVMILPGLYRKGRNEIREFMAAAFEGPYRGTTVAGTPLDLRLFGPDFGILVTEGGVLAPGDTEVTAERAIRGSWVVVKQDGEWRLATYQNSPANT
- a CDS encoding FAD-dependent oxidoreductase, producing MTSTESTDVLIVGSGFGGAIAAYHLAAGGAKVTVLERGPWLEGEDFEHDFLLGSSYTRIFDFVVGDGMSLLGGNCVGGGSVVYFAAMPRAPRFVFDRQGGLGRRMWPEAVTRDTLDPWYDKVCEALPVTRQSWDDVTYAGGLFAAACDHAGRTANPVPVAIDGDKCTNCNWMMSGCRFDAKRSLLLNYLPAAVAHGARIRPLHEVQRLGRTDDGGYRVDYNVIHDVDYRMSVGSGSIDAKVVVLAAGAGATPVILQRSEPTLGPMPHAVGRYFSGNGERLNTAIIDEDKALRLLGLSRAEGLAYAANQIGKGPCVASWDNLDPASPEFSRFCLEQLYFPPGFGTILAQVPDATGPTWFGTEKKRIVEQWQSWLTIFAMTEDDNEGVFGPPPPTGNAVRISQQMLGRGPISYRPTENTLSGWRQSDAAVKDILERDGLSKVMPWTNDVVGAYTVHPLASCRIGDDPQTSALDDRHELRGHPGIFVTDGSAVPGAVTVNPALTIAALAERAIPGIVAALRDRGVDVSYGAPSPDGGTSGRRAVAQLVRD
- a CDS encoding DUF5987 family protein; amino-acid sequence: MTLEAFADTIVPGAKRSPEDRAVAGAATSGGAVEAGAIALLETPAAGVVDGLDSLSELLNNHARDYADRTGTALDGTVPPFVALPFAQRTGLVAELVAPGHPEKDGWVALALFSNMAFDTGAHLHTAEAMAAGHPGLRAMRFAEPDADGLWRFPSFSYRRRLARTHPGTTPAGDPA
- a CDS encoding helix-turn-helix transcriptional regulator, translated to MHANIGEQFTIDDMARTANYSKFHFSRAFQRVTGVSPGRFLAAIRLQEAKRLLVATSLTVTDISHRVGYTSVGTFSSRFRSSVGVSPTTFRQSGGFTRHIPMARRAVDARTAVVQGEISAPAGPPGLLFIGLFQDGIPQGAPIRCTVLRRPGSYLLSCVPPGTWHLLAQSVALGRESMLGDGPFAHDLALSVASHGPVTIRPGRPVERADLTLRPICNLDPPVLLALLDVRTHALGVSANASA
- a CDS encoding cytochrome P450, which translates into the protein MTRSATYLRRTPPGPPRSATFGLLKQLAGDRLTLMTSAAREYGDAVRMAIGPKTLYFFNNPEHAKHVLADNAANYHKGIGLVHARRAIGDGLLTSEGELWRKQRRATQPAFQHKRIARQAGAVAESAGRLVDRLRAGIGGPPVNLTEEVTGLTLDVLGRTLLSEDLSRFEHIGHSFEAVQDQAMFEMVTMSAVPMWVPLPHQLRFRKARRELRRVVAELAARRVEHGGHDGDDVLSRVLASVAEERDEAVGDRRLHDELVTLMLAGHETTASTLGWAFHLLDRHPEVKERVRAEARAVLGDRTPVYEDLRALRYTAMVVDEVVRLFPPVWILPRAAQADDHVGDWFVPAGADVLICPYTLHRHPGFWDRPDRFDPDRFDPAAATGRPRYAYLPFGAGPRFCVGNHLGIMEAVFTLAMITRELDLRSVPGRDVVPEPMLSLRIRGGLRVTAHPVG
- a CDS encoding CRTAC1 family protein; amino-acid sequence: MSTTAGWLRKQLPGIIALVLVAATFAVARLPTSSAAEKRDLAAHFGFAAESIALPGGYTQQSMRRVNQDYRHIDAWISSVGSAIALNDLDGDGLSNDLCFVDVRIDQVIVTPAPEAGEQPRYEPFALSAGPLPTNDVMAPMGCVPGDFNEDGRMDLLVYLWGRTPILHLAANGDQDRAEGLTAESYTPTELVPGASGGRYSGPEWNTNSATVADFDGDGHDDLYIGNYFPHGPVLDPSKSGGVEMNHSMSMAFNGGEDYLFRWTGGTSGPTPSASFERDDKAIPQDASKGWALASSSNDVDGDLLPELYLAHDFGPDRMLHNLSTPGRFEFALVEGVRGATEPKSKNVGKDSFKGMGVDFGDLNGDGVYDMFVSNITTSFGIEESHFAWLSTSGDTKAVKEELDRGVAPWEDESAPLHLAWSGWGWDVKLADFDNSGGLEVAQATGFVKGEVNRWPQLQELATANDSLLSNPLWWPHMTAGDDVSGSQRFHLFVKNPGEQRYTDLAPSLGLDVPVPTRGIATGDVDGDGKLDMAVSRQWADPVFYHNTGESDRGFLGLRLTHPGNGGKPGSPAIGAQVTVTTPDGHKQVNRVDGGSGHSGKRSHEVHFGLGDATGPVAVHVKWRDRDGTVHEQEQTLSAGWHDLQLGDQAEEK